From a single Micromonospora pallida genomic region:
- a CDS encoding MFS transporter, which translates to MVQAAVPEGDQMLSRGRVALLLAITCGAQLLVIFDETVVNLALPSIRTDLNFSTSSLAWVVDAYMLLFGGFLLLGGRGADLFGRQRMFLIGLVVFVGASLGGGLAQTDTALIIARGVQGFGAALLSPAALSILVSAFTNAEQRGKALGVWGGLSGIAGTTGVLLGGLITDTIGWRWVFFINVPVGALLLALTLAGLRRSGDLEAAVGPRRLDGFGAATITGGLLLFVYTVLNTAHREWSDPITIGGLVGSVVLIGLFIWWEKRAPEPLLRLGILANRQIAVANILTVLAASALYGTFFFLSLYMQVINQWSPIRAGLSWAPLGLTMAVFAGAAMQLTPKLGTRNLILSGLVLVGLGQVLLLRSTVDGSYVSELLPTLILSGAGFGLALVPLVVAAVSGVAKEESGIASGLMNTAQQVGGAVGLAVLVTVANERLSGRIGEGAAAPSALLDGLHAAFLTATILTAAAVLVTLALPSTRAKVDLAAIHGG; encoded by the coding sequence ATGGTGCAAGCCGCCGTGCCCGAAGGGGACCAGATGTTGAGCCGTGGGCGGGTCGCGCTCCTGCTCGCCATCACCTGCGGCGCCCAACTGCTCGTCATCTTCGACGAGACGGTGGTCAACCTGGCCCTGCCGTCGATCCGCACCGACCTGAACTTCTCCACGTCCTCCCTGGCCTGGGTGGTCGACGCGTACATGCTGCTCTTCGGCGGTTTCCTGCTGCTCGGCGGCCGGGGCGCGGACCTGTTCGGCCGGCAGCGGATGTTCCTCATCGGTCTGGTCGTCTTCGTCGGCGCGTCGCTGGGCGGCGGGCTGGCCCAGACCGACACCGCGCTGATCATCGCCCGCGGCGTGCAGGGCTTCGGCGCGGCGCTGCTCAGCCCGGCCGCGCTGAGCATCCTGGTCAGTGCCTTCACCAACGCCGAGCAACGGGGCAAGGCGCTCGGCGTCTGGGGTGGCCTCTCCGGCATCGCCGGCACCACCGGAGTGCTCCTCGGCGGTCTGATCACCGACACCATCGGCTGGCGCTGGGTGTTCTTCATCAACGTCCCGGTCGGGGCGCTGCTGCTCGCGCTCACCCTGGCCGGTCTGCGCCGCAGCGGCGACCTGGAGGCCGCCGTCGGCCCGCGCCGACTGGACGGCTTCGGCGCGGCCACCATCACCGGTGGTCTGCTGCTGTTCGTCTACACCGTGCTGAACACCGCCCACCGGGAGTGGAGCGACCCGATCACCATCGGCGGTCTGGTCGGCTCGGTCGTGCTGATCGGGCTGTTCATCTGGTGGGAGAAGCGCGCCCCGGAGCCGCTGCTGCGCCTGGGCATCCTGGCCAACCGGCAGATCGCGGTGGCCAACATCCTCACCGTGCTGGCCGCCTCCGCGCTCTACGGCACCTTCTTCTTCCTCAGCCTCTACATGCAGGTGATCAACCAGTGGTCGCCGATCCGGGCCGGCCTCTCCTGGGCACCGCTCGGCCTCACCATGGCGGTCTTCGCCGGCGCGGCCATGCAGCTCACCCCGAAGCTGGGCACCCGCAACCTGATCCTGTCCGGCCTGGTGCTGGTCGGGCTCGGCCAGGTGCTGCTGCTGCGCAGCACCGTCGACGGGTCGTACGTCAGCGAACTGCTCCCCACCCTGATCCTCTCCGGCGCCGGCTTCGGCCTGGCCCTGGTGCCCCTGGTGGTCGCGGCGGTCAGCGGCGTGGCCAAGGAGGAGAGCGGCATCGCCTCCGGCCTGATGAACACCGCCCAGCAGGTCGGTGGCGCGGTCGGCCTGGCGGTCCTGGTCACGGTCGCCAACGAGCGGCTCTCCGGGCGGATCGGCGAGGGCGCGGCAGCGCCCTCGGCGCTGCTGGACGGCCTGCACGCGGCCTTCCTGACGGCGACCATCCTCACCGCCGCCGCCGTGCTGGTCACCCTCGCGCTGCCCAGCACCCGCGCCAAGGTCGACCTGGCGGCGATCCACGGCGGCTGA